The following are encoded in a window of Salmo trutta chromosome 9, fSalTru1.1, whole genome shotgun sequence genomic DNA:
- the LOC115199972 gene encoding serine/threonine-protein phosphatase PP1-gamma catalytic subunit — MADVDKLNIDSIIQRLLEVRGAKPGKNVQLQENEIRGLCLKSREIFLSQPILLELEAPLKVCGDIHGQYYDLLRLFEYGGFPPESNYLFLGDYVDRGKQSLETICLLLAYKIKYPENFFLLRGNHECASINRIYGFYDECKRRYNIKLWKTFTDCFNCLPIAAIVDEKIFCCHGGLSPDLQSMEQIRRVMRPTDVPDQGLLCDLLWSDPDKDVLGWGENDRGVSFTFGSEVVAKFLHKHDLDLICRAHQVVEDGYEFFAKRQLVTLFSAPNYCGEFDNAGAMMSVDETLMCSFQILKPAEKKKPNGSRPVTPPRNMVTKQGKK, encoded by the exons ATGGCCGATGTTGATAAACTCAATATAGACAGTATCATCCAGCGTCTTTTAGAAG tcAGAGGAGCAAAACCTGGTAAGAATGTGCAGCTGCAGGAGAATGAGATCCGAGGATTGTGCCTCAAGTCCAGGGAGATCTTTCTCAGCCAACCTATCCTTCTGGAGCTTGAAGCCCCCCTCAAAGTCTGTG GTGACATCCATGGGCAATATTACGACTTATTGAGGCTGTTTGAGTATGGGGGCTTCCCTCCTGAGAGCAACTACCTATTTCTGGGAGACTATGTGGACAGAGGGAAGCAGTCTCTGGAGACCATCTGTCTGCTTCTAGCCTACAAAATCAAATACCCGGAGAACTTCTTCCTGCTGAGGGGAAACCATGAGTGCGCCTCCATCAACAGAATATATGGATTCTATGATGAGT GTAAAAGAAGGTACAACATCAAGCTCTGGAAAACATTTACAGATTGTTTTAACTGCCTCCCTATCGCTGCCATTGTTGATGAGAAGATCTTCTGTTGCCATGGAG GGTTGTCACCCGACCTCCAGTCCATGGAGCAGATCCGGCGTGTCATGCGGCCCACCGACGTCCCTGACCAGGGCCTCCTGTGTGACCTGCTCTGGTCTGATCCAGACAAGGATGTCCTTGGCTGGGGAGAGAACGACAGGGGCGTCTCATTCACCTTTGGATCAGAAGTGGTGGCAAAGTTCCTGCACAAACATGACTTGGATCTGATCTGTCGCGCCCATCAG GTTGTTGAGGACGGCTATGAGTTCTTTGCAAAGCGACAGCTTGTGACTTTATTCTCAGCACCGAACTACTGCGGGGAGTTTGACAATGCTGGTGCCATGATGAGTGTGGATGAGACTCTCATGTGCTCGTTTCAG ATTTTGAAGCCAGCCGAGAAGAAGAAGCCAAATGGCAGCCGTCCAGTCACACCCCCACGGAACATGGTCACCAAGCAAGGCAAGAAATAA